From the Gammaproteobacteria bacterium genome, the window CTTCCGCCGCATCGAACCAGTATTCCCGTAAGAGCGGAGCGATCTGGGTGTCTACGACGTGCCCGTACCAATCCTCCGAGGGCGCGTCGCCATCGCCGGGAACGAAGTAGCTGTGGCCGATCCGAAAGCCCCGGCCGAGTTCCTTGTCGTTTGCGATCTTCTCGTTGAGCTTGGCCATCCGGTCGCAGATGCGGCGCGCCAGGCTCGGATCTGCGCCCTTGGCCGCGAGGTGTTTCTCGAACGCATCCCGGCCGTACTCCGTCCCGTAGGCAGGCTCCAGCGTCTCGAAGGCGAATCGGCGGCGAAGCGCGTAATCGACCAAGGCCAACGAGCGGTCGGCGGTGTTCATCATGCCAAGCAGGTGGACGTTGCCGGGGACGTGGAACTGCGTGTCGGAGTAGGGCAGCGTGACGGCGTAGTCTTCGCTGCGCTTGTCGGCCTCGATCAGCATCAGGAGTTCGCCGAAGATACGCGACAGGTTGCCGCGGTTGATCTCGTCGATGATGAAGACGTAGGGGATTTTCGGGTTGGCGCGCGCCCGTTCGCAGAAGCGCCGGAAGACGCCGGGCTTCAGGTCGAAGCCTCCCCCCTTGGTGGGCCGGAAGCCTTCCACGAAATCCTCGTAGGCGTAGGACTGGTGGAACTGGACCATTCCGATAGGACCATTGTCCTTGCGGCCGATGATGCACCATGCGATTCGGCGCGCGATGAAGGTCTTCCCGGTGCCGGGCGGCCCTTGGAGGATCAGGTTCTTGCCGGACTTGATGGACTTCACCAGGCGGGTGAAGTGGCCGGGATCGATGAAGAGGTCTTGCAGGGCTTGCGTGTCCGTGTACGTCGCCTCTTGGATCCGCTCTAGATCGTTTGCCTCCATCGTCGCGGGCTCCGTCGCCTTTCTCCTTGCCTTGCGGGCCGATGGGCGTTGCCAAAGGGCCTTGATCTGGGGATCGTAGAACCGAAACCACCCACGTTCCTCCTCCAGCCGCTGACGGATCGTAAGCAGCGCCCGGTCGATCTCGACTGGGTTGGAGGTGTCGATCCGGTCGCCTTGATGCAGGCCGCTGACAATCTCTCTCTTCCCCTTGGTGGAAAGGACGTCCTGGAACTCGTCGGGGAAGAGCAGGAACACCATTGCGTGTCGGAACATGCGATTCGGGGCATACTTGGTGCCGTCGAGCCATGACGCGAAACCCCACGGATCGTCGAGGAGGGCTTGGCGCTGATTCTGCTTCAATGAGTACCAATCGAGCATCGCGACCACGAAGAAACGGAACTCGGCCCATGCACGCGTGTTGTAGGCGGTGCCCGGGTTGACGACTCCCGCCCCGAGCACGGCGTCGCTCATCAGTTCGTGGTCTTCCGGGAACTCCCGCCCAGACCATTCCCAGACCTGAATGATCGTCGCTCGCTTCCTGCTTGAGCCCATGGACCCTGAAGCCTGGATCAGGCGGTACACCCATGTCATCTCGGCCCAGAGGCACTTGGCGTCGGGCGAGGCGGATTGCAGTTGGCGCTCCAGCTTCTCGACAAAAGAGTCCCCCCCCGACGTGTCGTCGAGGTTCTCGACGTAGACCGATTGGAGTTCCTGGAAGTTGGAGCGAGTCCAGAGAGCGCGGTCAGTGAATAGGGACCGCCCGCCGAGAAGGCATCGGTGCTTCCAGCGCTCAACTGCGGCGAGAATCGGTTCGGCGTCCTTGAATCGGGCCAACGGTGGTCTCTCTTGATTGCGTGTCTGGGTGTCCACAGTCTCCAGAGAGGATAAGGGAAAGGAGACCCAAACGGGATGGTAGCCGGGTGATCAACCAAGCGGCGCGTGGGGGCCTCGGCTCGGCGTTCAAGGAACGGCTGGAACGCCGCGGTCCACCAGCAGCGAAGCGACGGCGGCGCGGGCCAGACGGGCTCGGGGCTTGAGATGGCCGGCGGGCGGCCTGCTGCTGTTCCTGCTCCCGGTCAAGGCGCTCATGGAGAACCCCCTCACGGCGGCCGGGGACTTCGGGGTGCTGACCGGCTTCCTCAAGGACCTCTCGACCATGGGTGGGTTCCTAATGGACCGGCTCAAGGTCTTGCGCTCCCCCAGGTCTTCGCCTTTGCGTTTCTTTTCATCTTGGCCTGCGCGGACCAAGCAGTCGAACCAGATTCGCCGCGTCCTGCCGACATGTCCGTGACGCCAGCGACGGCGGACCTGACAGCGCTGGGAGCAACCGTGCGGCTGATGGCCGCAGTGCGGGACCAGAACGGCCAGCCCATGCCTTCGGCGGCGGTGTCGTGGGCGAGCGGTGCGCCTGCGGTGGCGACGGTGGACGGCGCTGGCGTGGTGACAGCGGTTGCGAACGGGACGGCCACGATCACGGCGGCGGCAGGCGGCGTGGTGGCCTCGGCAACCGTGACGGTGGCGCAGGCGGTGGCGGCTGTCGTGATGGGTCGCGATTCCCTGACGCTGACGGCCTTGGGGGACACACTAAGGCTGACGGCCGAGGCCGTCGACGCGAACGGACTCGTGGCGGCCGGCACTCCCGTCGCGTGGTCCAGCAACGCGCCCGACGTGTCGGCGGTGA encodes:
- a CDS encoding AAA family ATPase, coding for MARFKDAEPILAAVERWKHRCLLGGRSLFTDRALWTRSNFQELQSVYVENLDDTSGGDSFVEKLERQLQSASPDAKCLWAEMTWVYRLIQASGSMGSSRKRATIIQVWEWSGREFPEDHELMSDAVLGAGVVNPGTAYNTRAWAEFRFFVVAMLDWYSLKQNQRQALLDDPWGFASWLDGTKYAPNRMFRHAMVFLLFPDEFQDVLSTKGKREIVSGLHQGDRIDTSNPVEIDRALLTIRQRLEEERGWFRFYDPQIKALWQRPSARKARRKATEPATMEANDLERIQEATYTDTQALQDLFIDPGHFTRLVKSIKSGKNLILQGPPGTGKTFIARRIAWCIIGRKDNGPIGMVQFHQSYAYEDFVEGFRPTKGGGFDLKPGVFRRFCERARANPKIPYVFIIDEINRGNLSRIFGELLMLIEADKRSEDYAVTLPYSDTQFHVPGNVHLLGMMNTADRSLALVDYALRRRFAFETLEPAYGTEYGRDAFEKHLAAKGADPSLARRICDRMAKLNEKIANDKELGRGFRIGHSYFVPGDGDAPSEDWYGHVVDTQIAPLLREYWFDAAEDVERDVARLTGDARP